ACCGCATCCCCCTCCACACCGACGAGCTCGCCAACGAAGCGGCGCTGGCCATCCATCGGCTGATGCAGGCGCAGATTCACCTTATGGCCCGCAAAGCGGACGAAGTCCTCGCGCCGTTTCAGGGGCCGGTCCAGCCCGGGGCTGGACACCTCCAGGCGATATGCGCCGGGGATCACGTCCTCCACATCCAAGAGGGCGCTCACCTGGCGGCTGACCAGGGCACAGTCGTCCACCGTCACCCCCTCAGGCGCGTCGATGTAGAGGCGCAGCAAAGGTTGACGACCCGCCCGCACGAACTCCACATCCACCAGCTCATACCCCAGGCTTTCCACGGTGGACCGGAACAGCCCATCCAGATCCGCGTGAGGTGTTGCTTCGGCCATATCAGGCTCTCTCCTGGACTCAACAAAGACTGAAACAAAAAAGCGGGCGCAAGGCCCACTTTTTAAGATGACGCAATTATAAATGCGCAAGCACAAAAAACAAACCCCCGGGCGTGGGCCTGGGGGTTTGTGGGGGTGATTGGGTGCCTGGCAGTGAC
The sequence above is drawn from the Thermithiobacillus tepidarius DSM 3134 genome and encodes:
- the rimP gene encoding ribosome maturation factor RimP, with amino-acid sequence MAEATPHADLDGLFRSTVESLGYELVDVEFVRAGRQPLLRLYIDAPEGVTVDDCALVSRQVSALLDVEDVIPGAYRLEVSSPGLDRPLKRREDFVRFAGHKVNLRLHQPMDGQRRFVGELVGVEGDAVLLRVDDDVKRFQFTDIAKTRLVPEF